A single Triticum dicoccoides isolate Atlit2015 ecotype Zavitan chromosome 2A, WEW_v2.0, whole genome shotgun sequence DNA region contains:
- the LOC119353989 gene encoding uncharacterized protein LOC119353989: MIYPVPGEHDWTRTPGLDIDLPAFKVKRGRKKEKRIKGKFEVPKPKDTSRMGTITCGNCGLQGHRYTSCMKQLKPELALRKNKHVPLARNSNVGAATTTPAARTSHTAPTTTPIDGTGGAGRGVGRGAAGRGAGRGVAPGAGRGAGRGRGTFSAPRQSGPSTSTTPSTSTTPSTSTTGRGAGGRHSGWRSYFYASGN, translated from the exons ATGATCTATCCAGTTCCTGGTGAGCATGACTGGACAAGGACCCCTGGTCTAGACATTGACCTGCCTGCATTTAAAGTGAAGagaggaagaaagaaagagaagaggatCAAGGGGAAATTTGAAGTTCCAAAGCCTAAGGACACATCAAGAATGGGGACTATAACATGTGGCAATTGTGGACTGCAAGGACATAGGTACACAAGCTGCATGAAGCAGTTGAAGCCTGAGCTGGCTTTGAGGAAGAACAAACATGTG CCTCTTGCAAGGAATTCCAATGTTGGTGCTGCTACTACTACACCAGCAGCAAGAACTTCTCATACAGCCCCTACAACAACACCAATAGATGGAACAGGAGGTGCTGGGAGAGGAGTTGGGAGAGGTGCTGCTGGGAGAGGTGCTGGTAGGGGTGTTGCACCAGGTGCTGGGAGAGGTGCTGGGAGAGGGAGAGGTACATTCTCTGCCCCAAGGCAATCTGGTCCCTCCACATCTACTACTCCCTCCACATCTACTACTCCCTCCACATCTACTACTGGGAGAGGTGCTGGTGGTAGACATAGTGGATGGAGGAGCTACTTCTATGCAAGTGGTAACTAG